From the Thermococcus guaymasensis DSM 11113 genome, one window contains:
- the tes gene encoding tetraether lipid synthase Tes, producing the protein MAENIGEIPSGEREFAESTKKIRDIVEFPEISEEEFEEMLKAASRAYGSPLPHRTYSLCPETRRVVPALVWEKDGKVWITKKCPEGTITDLYYESVEAYNRFRKWFWSRKKLYSANVENTGSNCPFDCGLCSRHRSHTSLINIVLTNRCNLSCWYCFFYAKEGQPIYEPTLEQIRMMLRNAKKEYPIGANAVQFTGGEPTLRDDLIEIIKIAKEEGYDHVQLNTDGIRLAFEPELVKKIREAGTNTLYLSYDGMTPQTNWKNHWEIPLIFENVRKAGGPGIVLVPTTIRNVNDHELGAIINFGLNHLDIVRGVNFQPISQVGRVPKKERQRFRITIPGVINRIEEQTNGAIAMEDWYPIPIAGHIARFFEAFAGKRYYMTSHFACGAATYVFLDRENKRVVPIPRFIDVEGFVEYLEEKAEEIEQWNSMGKLKKLKLGAEIFLKFKSFYDEKYAPKGLDVLGLIKNAFVHGTYDALGKFHEKTLFIGMMHFMDEYNYDVERVERCVIHYAMPDGRIVPFCTFNVIPEIYRDKVQAQFSYTWDEWKKLHPDWDYKKDKYFRSKEFVEKMKKSELYRKTYIDIEDYFGLANE; encoded by the coding sequence ATGGCGGAGAACATTGGCGAAATCCCAAGCGGCGAGAGAGAGTTCGCCGAGTCAACCAAGAAAATAAGAGATATCGTAGAGTTTCCAGAAATAAGCGAGGAAGAGTTTGAAGAGATGCTTAAAGCCGCAAGTAGGGCCTATGGCAGCCCTCTCCCCCATAGGACTTACTCTCTCTGCCCAGAGACAAGGCGCGTCGTTCCCGCCCTCGTTTGGGAGAAGGATGGAAAGGTCTGGATAACCAAGAAGTGCCCGGAGGGCACGATAACCGACCTCTACTATGAGAGCGTTGAAGCATACAACCGCTTTAGGAAGTGGTTCTGGAGCAGAAAGAAGCTTTACAGCGCAAACGTTGAAAATACTGGCTCCAACTGTCCGTTTGATTGTGGACTGTGTAGCAGGCACCGCTCCCACACGAGCCTCATCAACATCGTCCTGACCAACCGTTGCAACCTCTCCTGCTGGTACTGCTTCTTCTACGCCAAGGAAGGCCAGCCGATTTACGAGCCGACGCTTGAGCAGATACGCATGATGCTCCGCAACGCCAAAAAGGAGTACCCAATCGGCGCTAACGCCGTCCAGTTCACCGGCGGTGAGCCGACCCTTCGTGACGACCTGATCGAAATCATCAAAATAGCCAAGGAGGAGGGCTACGACCACGTCCAGCTCAACACCGACGGAATAAGGCTTGCCTTCGAGCCGGAACTCGTCAAGAAAATCCGCGAGGCCGGAACGAACACCCTCTACCTGAGCTACGACGGAATGACACCCCAGACCAACTGGAAGAACCACTGGGAAATTCCCCTCATCTTTGAGAACGTGAGGAAGGCTGGAGGGCCAGGAATAGTCCTCGTGCCGACAACCATTAGAAACGTCAACGACCACGAGCTCGGCGCGATAATCAACTTCGGCCTCAACCACCTCGACATCGTTAGGGGAGTAAACTTCCAGCCAATCTCGCAGGTCGGCAGGGTTCCCAAGAAGGAGCGCCAGCGCTTTAGGATAACGATTCCGGGAGTTATAAATCGCATAGAGGAGCAAACGAACGGCGCCATAGCCATGGAGGACTGGTATCCAATTCCAATAGCCGGTCACATAGCGCGCTTCTTCGAGGCCTTCGCCGGAAAGCGCTACTACATGACCAGCCACTTCGCCTGCGGTGCGGCAACTTACGTCTTCCTCGACCGCGAGAACAAGCGCGTCGTCCCGATTCCGCGCTTCATCGACGTTGAAGGCTTTGTTGAGTACCTTGAGGAGAAGGCTGAGGAGATAGAACAGTGGAACAGCATGGGTAAGCTTAAGAAGCTCAAGCTTGGAGCTGAGATATTCCTTAAGTTCAAGAGCTTCTACGATGAGAAGTACGCACCGAAGGGGCTGGACGTTCTCGGCCTCATAAAGAATGCCTTCGTTCACGGCACTTACGATGCCCTCGGCAAGTTCCACGAAAAGACCCTGTTCATTGGGATGATGCACTTCATGGACGAGTACAACTACGATGTTGAGCGCGTGGAGCGCTGTGTAATTCATTACGCCATGCCAGACGGCAGGATAGTGCCGTTCTGTACCTTCAATGTAATCCCAGAAATCTACCGCGACAAGGTTCAGGCGCAGTTCAGCTACACCTGGGACGAGTGGAAGAAACTCCACCCCGACTGGGACTACAAGAAGGACAAGTACTTCAGGAGCAAGGAGTTCGTCGAGAAGATGAAGAAGAGCGAGCTCTATAGGAAGACCTACATTGACATAGAGGACTACTTTGGACTCGCAAATGAGTGA
- a CDS encoding DUF3213 domain-containing protein, with protein sequence MVVNPDKKLTRLELEFDKGNWELATAKQYELLTKAEVWRAFLNSYTGKGFVIFDEDALPREKLLETLKELNAKVVGEKKLTIAELVENSMSWNNVFGES encoded by the coding sequence ATGGTTGTTAATCCTGATAAGAAGCTCACCAGGCTTGAACTTGAATTCGATAAGGGGAACTGGGAGCTTGCAACGGCAAAGCAGTACGAACTCCTGACGAAGGCCGAGGTCTGGAGGGCGTTCCTCAACAGCTACACGGGCAAGGGCTTCGTAATCTTTGATGAGGATGCACTTCCGAGGGAGAAACTACTTGAAACCCTGAAGGAGCTCAACGCCAAGGTTGTGGGTGAGAAAAAGCTGACCATCGCGGAGCTCGTCGAGAATAGCATGAGCTGGAACAACGTGTTCGGGGAGAGCTAG
- a CDS encoding DUF2139 domain-containing protein, translated as MLLKNYRFPGGYGPEWGSGGIFGLRYHNGMLYFTLAFEAEAHFIDAKSGEEKVYDFTLLGNAPTSGGDTYNAVETVDEFIYFGGWVHAPAVYREEGRILFYNKYSHVHVYDTEEGTVKLLWKDSIHHETDWAGEVSDIIYDPANDRLLLAREDGHANLGVYALDRRTGKAEALLNEPSPKGTRVHDTAFFGVGNNFTGGLREIKALDLISGRWETFKPGKSVDGRPYLRPELGAMASAYNRAFAFVRGGILAGNPFMGEDFRFFRLFEFYTFYAPFRVNAINVGGGILTAYNAHHDASYRPSPEDAGVHWATTNTISGPSVLLYVAPPMVKIVGAFGARVTSIEKVDGKLLVATNTTPNTGATEATPFDTGSREVVVLDEKIIQERPPAVSFSVPLSLPSMTKKTSAGTFGGVPLDGYREPRMVLHLSRDNKLTVHEYELSLPAGEAVSETFDVKAGRNVIDLSSFSGIVSFELEKDDVKGKARIELR; from the coding sequence ATGCTCCTGAAGAACTACCGGTTCCCTGGAGGATATGGCCCGGAGTGGGGCAGCGGTGGAATTTTCGGCTTGAGGTACCACAACGGGATGCTTTACTTTACCCTCGCCTTCGAGGCGGAGGCGCACTTCATAGACGCGAAGAGCGGTGAGGAAAAGGTCTACGACTTCACACTTCTTGGCAATGCCCCGACGAGCGGTGGCGACACCTACAACGCGGTTGAGACGGTTGACGAGTTCATTTACTTCGGCGGCTGGGTTCACGCGCCGGCCGTTTACCGCGAGGAGGGGAGGATACTCTTCTACAACAAGTACTCCCACGTCCACGTCTACGACACCGAGGAGGGAACGGTAAAGCTCCTCTGGAAGGACTCAATCCACCACGAGACAGACTGGGCCGGCGAGGTGAGCGACATTATCTACGACCCCGCCAACGACAGGCTACTCCTCGCGAGGGAGGACGGCCACGCGAACCTTGGCGTCTACGCCCTCGACAGGAGAACCGGTAAGGCTGAAGCCCTCCTCAACGAGCCCTCGCCGAAGGGGACGAGGGTTCACGACACTGCGTTTTTCGGCGTCGGGAACAACTTCACAGGCGGCCTGAGAGAGATAAAGGCCCTCGACCTGATAAGCGGGAGGTGGGAGACCTTTAAGCCAGGCAAAAGCGTAGATGGAAGGCCATACCTAAGGCCAGAGCTGGGGGCAATGGCTTCAGCCTACAACAGGGCGTTTGCCTTCGTTCGCGGGGGCATACTGGCAGGCAACCCCTTCATGGGCGAGGACTTCCGGTTCTTCCGCCTCTTCGAGTTCTACACCTTCTACGCCCCGTTCAGAGTGAACGCGATAAACGTCGGCGGAGGAATCCTCACTGCATACAACGCCCACCACGACGCCTCATACCGCCCCAGCCCCGAGGACGCCGGCGTTCACTGGGCCACAACTAACACGATATCCGGGCCGAGCGTCCTCCTCTACGTCGCCCCGCCGATGGTGAAGATAGTGGGCGCCTTCGGGGCTAGGGTCACGAGCATCGAGAAAGTTGATGGAAAGCTCCTCGTCGCCACGAACACGACCCCGAACACCGGCGCAACTGAGGCGACGCCCTTCGACACCGGCAGCAGGGAGGTAGTGGTTCTCGACGAGAAGATCATCCAGGAGAGGCCCCCGGCGGTGAGCTTCTCGGTTCCGCTCTCGCTTCCGAGCATGACAAAGAAAACTAGTGCGGGAACCTTCGGAGGAGTCCCGCTTGACGGCTATCGCGAGCCGAGAATGGTTCTCCACCTCAGCAGGGACAACAAACTGACCGTCCACGAGTACGAGCTCTCACTGCCGGCAGGAGAGGCCGTCTCAGAGACATTTGACGTGAAGGCGGGCAGAAACGTCATTGACCTAAGCTCATTCAGCGGAATCGTCAGCTTTGAGCTGGAAAAAGATGATGTGAAAGGAAAAGCAAGAATAGAGCTTCGCTGA
- a CDS encoding CidA/LrgA family protein: MRPYRGLAIIFGFYALGEFTSSALDLPVPGSVLGMLFLLATLLSGAVKLEWVESEAELLVKNMSVMFIPPGVGIVTYTALIKSQAVPIVGALVISFLVTLVVTAKTVEILRRERE; this comes from the coding sequence ATGAGGCCGTATCGAGGACTGGCTATAATATTTGGCTTCTACGCACTGGGCGAGTTCACAAGTTCGGCTCTTGACCTGCCTGTGCCGGGTAGCGTGCTCGGAATGCTCTTTCTCCTCGCGACACTCCTCTCGGGGGCAGTTAAGCTTGAGTGGGTAGAAAGTGAGGCAGAGCTCCTCGTGAAGAATATGAGCGTCATGTTCATTCCACCAGGGGTTGGGATAGTCACTTACACCGCCCTCATAAAGAGCCAGGCCGTGCCAATCGTGGGAGCGCTCGTCATCAGCTTCCTCGTGACCCTCGTGGTGACTGCAAAGACCGTTGAAATCCTCAGGAGGGAAAGAGAATGA
- a CDS encoding CidB/LrgB family autolysis modulator translates to MNPYGITLTLVVFYLFSELHARRKAFYTNPVLLSIATIAGILKLGGFSYDSYMESAVFLKFLLGPAVVSLAVPVYKGRDKIKAYVKEIALGIAVGGTVAILSAFYIAELLGGSREVLLSIAPKSVTTAIAIGVSEEIGGIPALTAVLVVLTGLLGNAFAPELLNLFKVRDRIARGLATGVSSHGLGTARIITEDELAGAVSGLAMALNGVFTALILPYLIEVL, encoded by the coding sequence ATGAACCCGTACGGGATAACCCTGACCCTCGTCGTGTTCTACCTGTTCTCTGAGCTCCACGCAAGGAGGAAGGCGTTTTACACGAACCCCGTCCTCCTTTCGATAGCCACAATAGCAGGCATCCTTAAGCTCGGCGGCTTCTCCTACGACTCCTACATGGAGAGCGCAGTCTTTCTCAAGTTCCTCCTCGGGCCCGCTGTGGTCAGCCTGGCAGTTCCCGTCTATAAAGGCAGAGATAAGATAAAGGCGTATGTTAAAGAGATAGCGCTTGGGATAGCCGTCGGCGGGACAGTTGCAATTCTAAGCGCGTTCTACATTGCCGAACTCTTGGGCGGGAGCAGGGAAGTCCTCCTGAGCATTGCCCCGAAGAGCGTTACCACCGCCATAGCAATAGGCGTGAGCGAGGAGATAGGGGGAATTCCAGCACTAACCGCAGTCCTAGTGGTGCTTACCGGGCTTCTCGGCAATGCCTTCGCACCTGAGCTCCTGAACCTCTTCAAAGTCAGAGACAGAATAGCAAGGGGTTTGGCGACTGGCGTTAGCTCCCATGGCCTTGGGACTGCAAGAATAATAACAGAAGACGAGTTAGCGGGAGCCGTCAGTGGCCTAGCAATGGCACTAAATGGCGTTTTCACTGCGCTGATACTCCCTTATCTCATCGAAGTCCTCTAA
- a CDS encoding Tfx family DNA-binding protein, which yields MSPKSFLTDHQIKILQLRAMGLKQSEIAEMLGTSRANVSILERRALEKIEKARNTLLIWEQINSKVSVEVKRGEDIFEIPDKLFRKADELGVKVPYNTAEIIAFLVEHAPISDRIAKRDFTLFLDAKDRLRISECILEDFDEIREYQRSENAI from the coding sequence ATGTCACCGAAGAGCTTTCTTACCGATCACCAAATTAAGATTCTCCAGTTAAGGGCTATGGGCCTCAAACAGAGCGAGATAGCCGAGATGCTCGGAACGAGCCGGGCTAACGTTAGCATTCTTGAGAGAAGGGCCCTTGAAAAGATTGAGAAGGCTAGAAACACCCTCTTAATCTGGGAACAGATCAACTCAAAAGTAAGCGTTGAGGTCAAGCGCGGAGAGGACATCTTTGAGATTCCCGATAAGCTCTTCAGGAAGGCCGACGAGCTCGGAGTCAAGGTGCCGTACAACACAGCAGAGATAATTGCCTTCCTCGTGGAACACGCCCCGATAAGCGACAGGATAGCGAAGCGCGACTTCACGCTCTTCCTCGACGCCAAGGACAGACTGAGGATAAGCGAGTGTATATTAGAGGACTTCGATGAGATAAGGGAGTATCAGCGCAGTGAAAACGCCATTTAG
- the gdhA gene encoding glutamate dehydrogenase: MVEIDPFEMAVKQLERAAQFMDISEEALEFLKKPMRIVEVSVPIEMDDGSVKVFTGFRVQHNWARGPTKGGIRWHPAETLSTVKALATWMTWKVAVVDLPYGGGKGGIIVDPKKLSDREKERLARSYIRAIYDVISPYTDIPAPDVYTNPQIMAWMMDEYEVISRRKVPSFGIITGKPPGVGGIVARMDATARGASYTVREAAKALGMDLKGKTIAIQGYGNAGYYMAKIMSEEYGMKVVAVSDSKGGIYNPDGLNADDVLKWKREHGSVKDFPGATNITNEELLELEVDVLAPAAIEGVITKDNADKVKAKIVAELANGPTTPEADEILHEKGVLIIPDFLCNAGGVTVSYFEWVQNITGDYWDTETTRAKLDKKMTKAFWDVYNTHKEKGINMRDAAYVVAVQRVYDAMKWRGWVKK, from the coding sequence ATGGTCGAGATTGACCCGTTTGAGATGGCCGTTAAGCAGCTCGAGAGGGCTGCCCAGTTTATGGACATAAGCGAAGAGGCACTGGAGTTCCTCAAGAAGCCCATGAGGATTGTTGAGGTTAGCGTTCCGATCGAGATGGATGACGGTTCTGTTAAGGTTTTCACCGGATTCCGCGTTCAGCACAACTGGGCCCGCGGTCCGACCAAGGGTGGCATAAGGTGGCACCCGGCCGAGACCCTCAGTACCGTTAAGGCCCTCGCCACCTGGATGACCTGGAAAGTAGCTGTCGTTGACCTCCCCTACGGTGGAGGTAAGGGCGGTATCATCGTTGACCCGAAGAAGCTCTCCGACAGGGAGAAGGAGAGGCTCGCGAGGAGCTACATAAGGGCCATCTACGACGTCATCAGCCCGTACACCGACATCCCGGCTCCGGACGTTTACACCAACCCGCAGATCATGGCCTGGATGATGGACGAGTACGAGGTCATCAGCAGGAGAAAGGTTCCGAGCTTTGGAATCATCACAGGTAAGCCGCCGGGAGTCGGTGGTATCGTCGCGAGGATGGACGCCACCGCCCGCGGTGCCAGCTACACCGTCCGTGAGGCCGCCAAGGCCCTCGGCATGGACCTCAAGGGCAAGACCATCGCCATCCAGGGCTACGGTAACGCCGGCTACTACATGGCCAAGATAATGAGTGAGGAGTACGGCATGAAGGTCGTCGCCGTCAGCGACAGCAAGGGCGGCATCTACAACCCGGACGGCCTCAACGCCGATGATGTCCTCAAGTGGAAGAGGGAGCACGGCTCAGTCAAGGACTTCCCAGGCGCGACTAACATCACCAACGAGGAGCTCCTCGAGCTCGAGGTTGACGTTCTCGCTCCGGCTGCCATCGAGGGTGTCATCACCAAGGACAACGCCGACAAGGTCAAGGCCAAGATCGTTGCAGAGCTCGCCAACGGTCCGACCACTCCGGAGGCCGACGAGATCCTCCACGAGAAGGGCGTCCTCATCATACCGGACTTCCTCTGTAACGCCGGTGGTGTTACCGTCAGCTACTTCGAGTGGGTCCAGAACATAACCGGCGACTACTGGGACACCGAGACCACCAGGGCCAAGCTCGACAAGAAGATGACCAAGGCCTTCTGGGATGTCTACAACACCCACAAGGAGAAGGGCATCAACATGAGAGACGCGGCCTACGTCGTCGCCGTCCAGAGGGTCTACGACGCCATGAAGTGGCGCGGATGGGTGAAGAAGTGA
- the fni gene encoding type 2 isopentenyl-diphosphate Delta-isomerase → MKPLDKEELTIIRKFEHIEHCLKRNVQAHVSNGFEDVHFVHMSLPEIDKDEVDLSVEFLGRKFDYPIFIAGMTGGTKGSQLAGRINKTLAKAAQELNIPMGVGSQRAMIRNPETWESYYVRDVAPDVFLVGNLGAPQFAEAMPNRYGVEEALKAIETIGADALAIHMNPLQESVQPEGDTQYRGVLKALAELKAEFPYPIIAKETGAGVSKEVAVRLESIGIDAIDVGGLGGTSWSAVEYYRAKDEMGKNLALRFWDWGIKTAISVAEVRYSTDLPIIATGGMRDGITMAKALAMGATFAGVALPLLKPAVKGDVEGVIKILRRYIEEIRNAMFLVGARNVEELRKVPLVITGFTREWLEQRIDLPAYLRRR, encoded by the coding sequence GTGAAACCGCTTGACAAAGAAGAACTCACTATCATCAGGAAGTTTGAGCACATCGAGCACTGCCTGAAGAGGAACGTCCAAGCCCACGTTTCAAACGGTTTTGAGGACGTCCATTTCGTCCACATGAGTCTGCCGGAAATAGACAAGGACGAAGTTGACCTGAGCGTCGAGTTTCTCGGGCGGAAGTTTGATTACCCGATTTTCATAGCCGGAATGACCGGTGGAACGAAGGGCTCCCAGTTAGCGGGACGGATAAACAAGACCCTCGCGAAGGCCGCGCAGGAGCTGAACATCCCTATGGGCGTCGGCAGCCAGAGGGCGATGATAAGGAATCCCGAGACATGGGAGAGCTACTACGTTCGCGATGTTGCCCCGGACGTTTTCCTCGTCGGCAATCTCGGCGCTCCTCAGTTCGCCGAGGCGATGCCCAACCGCTACGGCGTTGAGGAGGCACTGAAAGCCATCGAGACGATTGGGGCGGATGCTTTAGCCATACACATGAACCCACTCCAGGAGAGCGTCCAGCCCGAGGGGGACACTCAGTACAGGGGCGTTCTGAAAGCTCTGGCTGAGCTCAAGGCGGAGTTTCCCTATCCGATAATCGCCAAGGAGACCGGGGCGGGAGTTTCCAAGGAGGTCGCGGTGAGGCTTGAGAGTATTGGGATTGACGCGATAGACGTCGGCGGCCTCGGCGGGACGAGCTGGAGTGCTGTTGAGTATTATAGGGCAAAAGACGAGATGGGAAAGAACCTTGCGCTCCGCTTCTGGGACTGGGGCATAAAGACCGCGATAAGCGTCGCTGAGGTTAGATATTCGACCGACCTGCCCATTATAGCAACGGGCGGGATGCGCGACGGCATAACTATGGCGAAAGCCCTGGCAATGGGTGCTACTTTTGCTGGGGTAGCTTTACCGCTCCTCAAGCCCGCTGTCAAGGGCGACGTTGAAGGTGTAATAAAAATCCTGAGGCGCTACATCGAGGAGATAAGGAACGCGATGTTCCTCGTTGGGGCGAGAAACGTCGAGGAGCTCAGAAAAGTCCCGCTGGTTATAACGGGCTTCACAAGGGAGTGGCTTGAGCAGAGGATTGATCTGCCGGCTTATCTTAGGAGGAGGTGA
- a CDS encoding RNase J family beta-CASP ribonuclease, which produces MIRIYTISGYEEVGKNMTAVGYSDGKKEEVVIIDVGIRLDRVLIHEDVNIQEFPTKELQRIGAIPDDSIIRNKRVVAIALTHGHLDHIGAIGKIAPHYPDVPVYGTPYTIKLAKSEVKSEKYFDVKNPMYETEFGEIVQVSENLAIEFVRSTHSIPQAAMVVVHTPDGAVVHTGDFKFDNNNPLGERPDYKRLKELGKEGVKVLIPESTRVGEPTKTPSEAVAQMLLEDFFLYEGMEADGLIATTFASHIARLQELIWIANRMGRQAVFIGRSLAKYTGIAKQLGLIKMKGSRVLRSPNAIKKVLAEVSQARENYLLIVTGHQGEPGAVLTRMANGELYDIGKRDTVVFSAGTIPNPLNRAQRYVLETKLKMKGVRMIKDMHVSGHASREDHRYLIRMLNPENIVPAHGEFRMLTHYAELAEEEGYLIGRDVFVSRNGYTVEIE; this is translated from the coding sequence ATGATAAGAATTTACACAATCAGCGGTTACGAGGAAGTCGGCAAGAACATGACGGCCGTTGGCTACTCCGACGGCAAAAAAGAAGAGGTCGTCATAATCGACGTTGGAATAAGGCTCGACCGCGTTCTCATCCACGAGGACGTCAACATACAGGAGTTTCCCACCAAGGAGCTCCAGAGAATCGGAGCGATTCCCGATGATTCCATCATAAGGAACAAGCGCGTCGTGGCCATAGCCTTAACCCATGGGCACCTCGACCACATCGGGGCGATAGGAAAGATCGCACCCCACTACCCAGACGTTCCTGTTTACGGAACCCCTTACACCATAAAGCTCGCCAAGAGCGAGGTAAAGAGCGAGAAATACTTTGACGTGAAAAACCCGATGTACGAGACCGAGTTCGGTGAAATAGTGCAGGTAAGCGAGAACCTTGCCATAGAGTTCGTTCGCTCGACGCACTCAATTCCTCAGGCCGCAATGGTAGTAGTCCACACTCCAGACGGTGCCGTTGTTCACACCGGCGACTTCAAGTTTGACAACAACAACCCCCTCGGTGAGAGACCGGACTACAAGAGGCTGAAGGAGCTCGGTAAAGAGGGTGTTAAAGTTCTTATACCCGAATCAACGCGCGTGGGAGAGCCGACAAAGACGCCAAGCGAAGCAGTTGCCCAGATGCTTTTAGAGGACTTCTTCCTCTACGAGGGAATGGAAGCTGATGGGCTTATAGCGACAACCTTCGCAAGCCACATTGCCAGACTCCAGGAGCTAATCTGGATAGCCAACAGAATGGGCAGGCAGGCGGTCTTCATAGGCCGCTCCCTGGCCAAGTACACGGGCATAGCAAAACAGCTTGGACTCATAAAGATGAAGGGGTCGCGGGTTCTGAGGAGCCCCAACGCGATAAAGAAAGTCCTCGCAGAGGTCTCACAGGCTAGGGAGAACTACCTCCTAATCGTCACCGGCCACCAGGGCGAGCCCGGAGCGGTCCTCACCAGGATGGCAAACGGCGAGCTCTACGACATCGGAAAGCGTGACACGGTCGTCTTTTCCGCAGGGACAATACCCAATCCCCTAAACAGAGCCCAGCGCTACGTCCTTGAGACAAAGCTCAAGATGAAGGGCGTTAGAATGATAAAGGACATGCACGTTTCAGGCCACGCGAGTAGGGAGGACCACCGCTACCTCATAAGGATGCTCAACCCTGAGAACATAGTCCCGGCACACGGCGAGTTCAGGATGCTAACCCACTACGCCGAGCTGGCCGAAGAGGAGGGCTATCTAATCGGCAGGGACGTCTTCGTGTCCAGGAACGGGTACACAGTGGAAATAGAGTAA
- a CDS encoding polyprenyl synthetase family protein, with translation MDYSELFTRIKRMAKDVDKIILELVPEKEPKDLYEAARHYPLAGGKRVRPFVVLRAAEAVGGDPTKALYPAAAVEFIHNYSLVHDDIMDMDELRRGRPTVHKVWGVNMAILAGDLLFSKAFEAVAKAGISPEKKARILDVLVKTSNELCEGQALDIEFETREEVTVDEYLRMISGKTGALFDGSATIGAIVGTDNEEYIQALSKWGRNVGIAFQIWDDVLDLIADEEKLGKPVGSDIRKGKKTLIVSHFFQNASEDDKAEFLKVFGKYAGDAKGDALIHDEKVKEEVAKAIELLKKYGSVDYAAEYAKNLVKEANEALKVLPESEARKDLELLAEFLVEREF, from the coding sequence ATGGACTACTCAGAACTCTTCACGAGGATCAAAAGAATGGCTAAGGACGTTGATAAAATTATTCTGGAGCTGGTGCCGGAGAAAGAGCCTAAAGACCTCTATGAGGCGGCAAGGCACTATCCGCTCGCCGGCGGAAAGCGCGTCAGGCCCTTTGTTGTTCTGCGCGCCGCCGAAGCGGTTGGAGGCGACCCAACCAAGGCACTCTATCCAGCGGCCGCTGTCGAGTTCATCCACAACTACTCCCTTGTCCACGACGACATCATGGACATGGACGAGCTGAGGCGCGGAAGGCCCACTGTCCACAAGGTCTGGGGCGTCAACATGGCGATTTTAGCGGGCGATTTGCTCTTCAGCAAGGCCTTCGAGGCGGTAGCTAAGGCGGGGATAAGCCCAGAGAAGAAGGCGAGGATTCTCGATGTCCTTGTGAAGACGTCCAACGAGCTCTGCGAGGGTCAGGCCCTTGACATAGAGTTCGAGACAAGGGAGGAAGTGACCGTCGATGAATACCTCAGGATGATCAGCGGAAAAACCGGGGCGCTCTTCGACGGCTCGGCAACTATAGGTGCTATAGTCGGCACTGACAACGAGGAGTACATCCAGGCCCTGTCGAAGTGGGGAAGGAACGTTGGAATCGCCTTCCAGATATGGGACGACGTGCTCGATTTGATAGCCGACGAGGAGAAGCTCGGCAAGCCCGTCGGAAGCGACATAAGGAAGGGCAAGAAGACCCTTATAGTCAGCCACTTCTTCCAGAACGCGAGCGAAGATGATAAGGCCGAGTTCCTTAAGGTCTTCGGCAAGTACGCGGGCGATGCGAAGGGCGACGCGCTCATCCACGATGAGAAAGTAAAGGAAGAGGTCGCCAAAGCCATTGAGCTCCTCAAGAAGTACGGCAGCGTAGACTACGCGGCAGAATACGCCAAGAACCTCGTGAAGGAGGCCAATGAGGCCTTGAAAGTCCTTCCGGAGAGCGAGGCGAGGAAAGACCTTGAGCTCCTCGCCGAGTTCTTAGTGGAGAGGGAGTTCTAA
- a CDS encoding ABC transporter ATP-binding protein, with amino-acid sequence MSKAYGNIKALKRVTFSLSEGLSLILGPNGSGKTTLIKILAGLIKPDEGEIKVLGKNYLSVPKRDIGFAFERTVSPPRIKVESYLRAVADHRGVDNVDELLDLFGLREYKSKRFKELSQGYKRRFLVAAAFAGRPKVVFLDEPFSNLDILSKVELARAFQEIKRDINIVIVSHIISGLKDLDSVVLLHNGEVVLNKIGGEVNTLKGFRAIFDGGTIVENDVEKVMELIRAGKNLINIEPITPEDIIYETLKKTNEKK; translated from the coding sequence TTGAGTAAGGCTTACGGAAACATAAAAGCCCTAAAAAGGGTTACCTTTTCACTATCAGAGGGCCTTTCCTTAATCCTCGGGCCAAACGGAAGCGGAAAGACAACTCTAATCAAGATACTCGCAGGCCTCATTAAACCAGACGAAGGAGAGATTAAAGTACTTGGCAAAAATTATCTTAGTGTCCCAAAGAGAGACATCGGATTTGCATTTGAACGTACAGTATCCCCTCCCCGCATCAAAGTTGAGAGCTATCTAAGAGCAGTCGCAGACCACAGGGGGGTTGATAACGTAGATGAGCTCCTTGACCTTTTTGGGTTAAGAGAGTACAAGTCAAAGAGGTTCAAAGAGCTTTCCCAAGGTTACAAGCGAAGGTTCCTAGTTGCGGCAGCTTTTGCCGGAAGACCAAAGGTTGTGTTCCTCGATGAACCCTTCAGCAACCTAGACATACTCTCAAAGGTGGAACTTGCAAGGGCTTTCCAGGAAATAAAACGGGACATCAACATCGTTATAGTTTCTCACATAATATCTGGCCTTAAAGACTTAGACTCCGTGGTTTTACTTCACAATGGGGAGGTCGTTCTAAACAAAATTGGTGGTGAAGTCAATACCCTAAAAGGATTCAGAGCTATATTCGACGGAGGCACTATCGTAGAGAATGACGTTGAGAAAGTCATGGAACTCATTAGAGCGGGCAAGAACCTTATCAACATTGAACCCATAACCCCAGAAGACATAATATACGAGACATTAAAGAAGACAAATGAAAAGAAGTGA